Below is a genomic region from Flavobacterium ginsengisoli.
AAGACTTGTAAAATGTTTTGTGAAAAGTTCTGTAATCTCTTCCCATTCCTGATTTGGAACCAAACGCATCGAGATTTTAGCGAAAGCTTTACTCGCAATAACCGTTTTAGCACCTTCGCCAGTATAACCGCCCCAGATTCCGTTTACGTCTAATGTTGGACGGATTGAGTTTCTTTCGTTGGTTACATATCCTTTTTCACCGTAAACATCGGCAATGTTTAAAGCATTTTTATATTTTTCTAAGCTGAAAGGCGCTTTTGCCATTTCTGCTCTTTCTTCTGCAGATAATTCTTCTACTTTATCGTAGAAACCTGGAATTGTAATATGATTGTTTTCGTCGTGAAGCGAAGCAATCATTTTTGCCAAAATATTAATTGGGTTCGCCACAGCTCCACCGTATAAACCTGAATGCAAATCGCGGTTCGGACCTGTAACTTCTACTTCAACATAACTCAAACCTCTTAAACCTGTTGTGATAGACGGCTGTTGGTTAGAGATCATTCCTGTATCTGAAATCAAGATTACGTCGTTTTTCAGTTTTTCCTGATTGCGCTCTACGAACCAAGCCAAACTTGCAGAACCAACTTCTTCTTCACCTTCGATCATGAATTTTACGTTACAAGGCAACGTATTGCTTTGTACCATTAATTCAAGCGCTTTTACGTGCATGTACATCTGACCTTTGTCGTCACATGCTCCACGCGCGAAAATTGCGCCTTCTGGGTGAATATCTGTAGTTTTAATAACCGGTTCAAAAGGTGGTGAAGTCCATAATTCTAACGGATCTGGCGGTTGTACGTCGTAGTGGCCATAAACTAAAACCGTTGGAAGATTTGGATCTATAATTTTCTCTCCGTAGATAATTGGGTAACCTGGAGTGTCGCAAGTTTCGACATAATCGCACCCTGCTTTTGATAAACTTTCTTTTACAGCCTCTGCTGTGTCAATAACATCTTGAGAATATGCAGTGTCGGCAGAAACCGACGGAATCTTTAATAATTCGATCAATTCGTTGATAAACCGATCTTTATGTTGTTGAACGTAGGACTTAATATTTTCCATTTAAATTATTTTTATAGAAACCCAAAAGTAC
It encodes:
- a CDS encoding dipeptidase; translation: MENIKSYVQQHKDRFINELIELLKIPSVSADTAYSQDVIDTAEAVKESLSKAGCDYVETCDTPGYPIIYGEKIIDPNLPTVLVYGHYDVQPPDPLELWTSPPFEPVIKTTDIHPEGAIFARGACDDKGQMYMHVKALELMVQSNTLPCNVKFMIEGEEEVGSASLAWFVERNQEKLKNDVILISDTGMISNQQPSITTGLRGLSYVEVEVTGPNRDLHSGLYGGAVANPINILAKMIASLHDENNHITIPGFYDKVEELSAEERAEMAKAPFSLEKYKNALNIADVYGEKGYVTNERNSIRPTLDVNGIWGGYTGEGAKTVIASKAFAKISMRLVPNQEWEEITELFTKHFTSLAPAGVTVKVTPHHGGQGYVTPIDSIGYQATNKAYTETFGVPAIPVRSGGSIPIVALFEKELKSKTILMGFGLDSDAIHSPNEHFGIFNYLKGIETIPLFYKYFVELSK